In Helicobacter mastomyrinus, the sequence GAAGGCTCTGTATCCTAGAGTGCATAATATTAAAGTAATGTTTAAATGACATTATACACCACCACGATATGGGCATAAAAATGTGAAGATTTATTATCTGTATCAAATGTCTCTTTGATAGAATCTTGCAAAAAGGCTTTTTGTGTAGGAGTATTGAGTGTAGCAAGGAGTGTAGAGATATGAATTTGATTGGGGGCACTTATCTCAAGTAGAGCTACAAAAATATGAGGAGTAAAGTGAAAGCTTACGCCCTCATATATAAGAGGCGATTCTTGGGGTTTTAATACCTCTTGCATAAAGTCATAGCGTAGATGATAGCTCTGCTGCCACAAGGCTATATCGTGTAGATTTTTTATGAGCATATTTTGTTTGCGAGTAAGGGCTTGGAGATTTTCTTGCTCTAATGTATTATGGACAATAGATTGAGAGGCAAAGAGTGATTCACTCTTTGCATTAAGGCTTGAAATATCCTCTTGCAAATGTTGATTATAAAACATTAGGGCAAGAGGAAAGATATATAAAAATATCATTGCCACTATGCCAAAAGAGACATATAGTTTTTTGTGGGCAGAGGGCTTTGAGGCGAAATTAGGAAGATTCAAAGTTTGGTTTTGATAAAACATAGCATAATGCAGGGCTAAAGTAGCTTTTAATGTCTCAAATGTAAGGCCACGCGTATCATTGCATATCTCACTTAAGGGCTTGATAGGCAAAGTTTGTCCGTGGTGTGTTGTGGTAGATAAATCAAGGTAAGCTGCATTTTCTACTAATGCATCAGGCATAAAATAATACAAATGTGTGAAATACTGATGATAGGCTTCTTGTAAATAAGCAATATGTAAAGCGATGGATTGTAAATATGTGTTATCCGCGCCTAATTCACAATGCAGCACTTCTTTAAGCGCATTGTTTTCAAAATAGCACAGATAAGATTCTATCCATATCACTCTATTTTCTTTCATCTCAAAAGCAGCCAATGCAGAGGGTAAAAATATATCGCTTGTGATAATGGAGGCTTTGGGTGAAAAGGTGTATTTTTCATAAAAACATGTCTCATATATACATTTTTCCTCATCAAAGGAGTGTTCGCGGGGGATAAAGTAGATTTCATAAGCATAAGGGGGTTTATGCAGAGCGGATTGCTGATAGGCAAGGGAGAAGAGTAAAGAGCTGATATGGGCAGAATCTTGAGCGCTTTTAAGGGCGGCTTTTTCCACTTCAAGGCTAAGATGTGTGAAATGTGAGAGCGTAGGAGAAGCAATATCTACAGATGTGGGCTTTTGACTATCTATAATAAGGCGATTATTTGCTAATGTGTAGAGGCTTTGGCTTTGTGTATCAAAGAATTTTAGGGCTTTTACACTCATAGATTTTGCTTTATTTTGAGCTGTGGCATAGATTCTATAGAATCTATGCCACCTGTGCGGATTCGCTGGGAATGCGTGATAGCAATGGCAATGGCATCAGTAATATCAAGGGGCTTGATTTCACCCTTAATGCTTAAGATTTTTTTCACCATAAAAGCCACTTGTGTTTTGTCTGCTTTGCCATTGCCTGTGAGAGCCTTTTTTACTTGCAAGGGCGTGTATTCGGCAAAATGCCCGATGTCTTGGAGAATTTTTAAGCTCAAAGCCCCGCGGAACTGCGCGAGTTTAATCACACTTTGGGGATTATAGGCAAAGAATATATCTTCTATGGCTACCTCATCGATTGTATGTGTTTTTAGCACCAAGTCAATACCCTCGACAAATTCGACAATTTGGCTTTGCAAGTCGCGCTCTTTGATTTTAATAATCCCTGCTTCGACAAGTCTTAGAGCCTGTGGAGGCGTGAAGTGTATAATGGCATAGCCGCAATTCCTACTCCCGGGGTCAATACCTAAAATATACACGATTTAACCCATAATTTTTTTTTTGCATTATGATTTCCCCTCATTTTTGGAATGATAATTTCTTAGCAATTCTTGGTAATATCACTCTAAGATATTGCAAGTTTTCACATTTTATTCACGTCATCAAGCGTAATATATCGTCTATAATCTAAGGTTAATAAATTGCAGGTTGATAATATATTAAAGAAACTTAAAAATAAACTATCGCACCAAGAGTATGATTCGTATATTTCTCTTATGGAATATGATGAAAATACCTCTAGGACAGACTTAGAGGTATTTTATGTGCCAAATATTTTTGTAGCAAATTGGATAAAAGGTAATTATATCGACATAATCGCAGATATTTTTAAAGACGAAAATTCTAATGGTATCCGCCCAGAAATTCACATTAAAATTAAAGAGAAAAAAGGAAATGTGAAAAGTTTAAAGGTGAATAAAAGCACAAATCAGTTTCAAACCAATATCCTCTCTCTCAATCCCTTTTATTCATTTGAAAATTTTGTTGTCGGTAAATCTAATGAACACGCCTACACGATAGCAAAACTTGTAGCACAGCAGCAAGCAAGTATGTATAATCCTGTCGTATTCTATGGGCATTCCGGACTTGGCAAAACACATCTTTTAAATGCAATAGGTAATTATGTCAAGGAGCAAAATAAAAATGTCATATATGTGCCAGCTGAAGAGTTTTTAAACGAATATACAGAGAAGATTAAGCGTGGCACGATGGATGGATTCCGTGATAAGTATCGCAAGTGTGATTACCTGCTCATTGATGATGTGCAGTTTTTAGGTGGTAAAGATGGTATGCAAGAGGAGCTACTTAATACCTTTAATGCCCTTTACAACGCACAAAAGCAAATTGTGATGACAAGTGATAAGCCCCCTAAGGAGATTAAAGGTTTAGCAGATAGGCTACGTTCACGATTTGAGGGCGGGGTGATGGCAGAGATTACCAATCCAGACCTTGAGACAAAAATTTCCATCATTATGTCTAAATGCGAAATCAATCGTATCAGCCTTGATAGAGGGGTGATTGATTACATTGCTTCTAATATACACGGCAACATTCGCCAGATTGAGGGGATTCTCTCTACGATTAACTTAAATTTGAATCTCTCTCCAGAAAGCAGTGCACGTAAAGTCGCTGAAAATGTGCTCAAAAGCTATCAAAATGAAAAGCTAGAGGGTATTACATTAAATAATATCATTAAAGTAGTAAGTAAGGAGCTTAATATCAAGCCAAGTGAGATTGTATCTAAAGAGCGCAATCGTAAGATTGCCTTTGCTAGGCGCGTGGTGATTTATCTCGCTCGTGCTTTGACTATTAACTCTATGCCAATGATCGCTAAAGAGCTAGGTATGAAGGATCATAGCTCGGTGAGTAAAGCACTCAAGGCTATTGAAAGCGAAATCGCTCAAAATAACACCACAAAAAGTATTATTGAGGATCTTAAGAGCAGGATTCAGCAGAGTTTGGATAATAACGCCTAATAAAGCTAGAGGTATGAGTTTAAGCATAGTGCTAGATTTTCAAACATTGTATGAAATATGATTTTGTGCTTAAGCTATACTTAAGCACAAAATCATCATAATACGCGTGATCTACACACTCATCTGTATTAAATTTACCTCTTTTATCGCATTCCGTATCACACAGCCCCACCCCCCTAGCCACCTCTCAAATCAAAAGCAAAGAGCCTGTGCGGGATTTTGGCGAGGTTTTTACCTAGCCTAGAGAGGTGCGCGCTATGCTCTCCCTCCTCCACAAAGAGCTTTTCCAAATGAGAGCCAAAGAATCGCCCATATTTTGCAAAACCAGATCTTTGGGATTAGTATTACAGAGC encodes:
- the ruvC gene encoding crossover junction endodeoxyribonuclease RuvC, which codes for MYILGIDPGSRNCGYAIIHFTPPQALRLVEAGIIKIKERDLQSQIVEFVEGIDLVLKTHTIDEVAIEDIFFAYNPQSVIKLAQFRGALSLKILQDIGHFAEYTPLQVKKALTGNGKADKTQVAFMVKKILSIKGEIKPLDITDAIAIAITHSQRIRTGGIDSIESMPQLKIKQNL
- the dnaA gene encoding chromosomal replication initiator protein DnaA, giving the protein MQVDNILKKLKNKLSHQEYDSYISLMEYDENTSRTDLEVFYVPNIFVANWIKGNYIDIIADIFKDENSNGIRPEIHIKIKEKKGNVKSLKVNKSTNQFQTNILSLNPFYSFENFVVGKSNEHAYTIAKLVAQQQASMYNPVVFYGHSGLGKTHLLNAIGNYVKEQNKNVIYVPAEEFLNEYTEKIKRGTMDGFRDKYRKCDYLLIDDVQFLGGKDGMQEELLNTFNALYNAQKQIVMTSDKPPKEIKGLADRLRSRFEGGVMAEITNPDLETKISIIMSKCEINRISLDRGVIDYIASNIHGNIRQIEGILSTINLNLNLSPESSARKVAENVLKSYQNEKLEGITLNNIIKVVSKELNIKPSEIVSKERNRKIAFARRVVIYLARALTINSMPMIAKELGMKDHSSVSKALKAIESEIAQNNTTKSIIEDLKSRIQQSLDNNA